In one window of Accipiter gentilis chromosome 28, bAccGen1.1, whole genome shotgun sequence DNA:
- the CCSAP gene encoding centriole, cilia and spindle-associated protein, with amino-acid sequence MVVPARRVKTEYMKRFKEPKWESCGACYLELLRYRLSRRLLEQAHRPWLWDGWEEDSGGGGSGSTAGSPSPPGAGSPAAAQDEEEAAAAAPSEAGRASPEKEKEDQEKQQREEQEKTVEHTSIKEADKTSRSGRHPSRSALSSRNDRRSAKSPQKTDAPKENKHPFALYGWGERQTDTGSQKTHNVCASASASEIHESALRAKNRRQVEKRKLSQRRVRSAEAEKTWRIKPSPPDNPWMTEYMRCYSARAR; translated from the exons ATGGTGGTGCCGGCGCGGCGGGTGAAGACGGAGTACATGAAGCGTTTCAAGGAGCCCAAGTGGGAGTCGTGCGGCGCCTGCTACCTGGAGCTGCTGCGCTACCGCCTCAGCCGCCGCCTCCTGGAGCAGGCGCACCGGCCCTGGCTGTGGGACGGCTGGGAGGAGgacagcggcggcggcggcagcggcagcaccgCCGGGTCTCCCTCCCCGCCGGGtgccggcagccccgcggccgcGCAGGacgaggaggaggcggcggcggcggcgccgagcGAGGCGGGACGGGCGAGCCCCG agaaagaaaaagaagatcaagaaaagcagcagagggaagagcaagaaaaaactGTAGAACACACTTCTATAAAGGAAGCCGACAAAACCAGCCGTTCAGGACGACATCCGAGTCGAAGTGCCTTGTCCAGTCGTAATGATCGAAGATCAGCCAAAAGTCCTCAAAAGACAGATGCACCAAAGGAGAATAAACATCCATTTGCTCTGTATGGGTggggagaaagacagacagatacTGGAAGCCAGAAAACTCACAACGTCTGTGCTTCTGCTTCAGCGAGTGAA ATTCATGAATCTGCTCTGCGAGCAAAGAACAGGAGACaagtggagaaaaggaagctttcTCAGAGGCGAGTGCGatcagcagaagcagagaaaacttGGCGAATAAAGCCCTCCCCACCAGATAACCCTTGGATGACAGAGTATATGAGATGCTACTCAGCAAGAGCTCGGTGA